The following nucleotide sequence is from Tenrec ecaudatus isolate mTenEca1 chromosome X, mTenEca1.hap1, whole genome shotgun sequence.
AAGTACAGACACAGATTTTATTCAGCATGTACAAGCATTGGGGCATGTGTCCAAATTGATCTCACTGGGTTACCAGAGCCAGGAGAGGTTTGGGGGCAGAGTGAGCCCGGTGGGCCCAAGAATTGAATAAGCCAATGCTGAAAACAGGCTGCCCTTCGAGGCTCTGTTACCTTAGTGGCGGCAAGGTGAGAGAGTCGATCATACTGAACACAGCTGCCTGGCCCTGGTATAGGAGACAGGGAGGCTAAGAGTCATCATCCCATAGACATCTGTGCCTCTGGgttctcatctgcaaaatggggatACGAAACTGGCCCTGACTGTACTACAGGGCTATACTAAATCTCCAAAATAGAACTATTTTGTGGAAAGTGCTTTTCAAAAGATAAAGTGCCATATGCATTTTGGGGAGTTCCCTTGCTTGATTGTGGTTGTGCGATTGCCCCAAGGAGAAAGGTAGACCAATTGATTCATGGATCCAGGGGTCAAGGACGTGGCAGAACTCCGTCACTGTGCCTTGGTGGGCACAATCCATGTCAGGCAAGGCTCCCTTGGTTCCTTGGCCCCAGGAAATCACCAAGGCCTAGGAGAGTCACTGGGGAAGTTACGGAGAGGGTCACAAGGGTCAGGGAGAGGAAGAACTTGGCACGCAAGGAAGGGACCATTACAATCATCACACACACAATAGATACCCATTGAATGCAGGGCATTGGATTGGTAGTGCAGATGAAAGATGGATGCGcagtgtggggagagggagaaatcACAGCAGCAGAGGGAGACATCCTGTCCCAAAGAGACTTCCTCTTCCTAAAGGACTAAGGCCAGTGTCTGTCTATCTGCAGGAGAAGAGAAGGGGAGCAGGGGGACAGGATCGATGCAGCTGGAGGTTGATGCTCCAGGGCACCACAAAGGCAGCAGTAGGTTTCTCGAGAAGGCAGTGGGTGCTAACATTCTTTGGAGAGAGCTCATCAACTTGTAGATGGGCAGAATTATCGGGTGGTAGACACCGATAAGCCTGAGTACCACAAACGCCACCTGAAGAATGCAAGTGGGCCATCTGACTCGAACTGGACTGTCATGGAAATTCAGGGCACGGGCCAGGTGGACAAAGGGCGACCAATGACAAATCCTCTGTAGGTCTGCATTTGAGGAAAGAGGACGGAAAGCTACTGTCTAGATGCTCCGGCTGCTGCTGCAGCTTTCCCCCAACTCCCTTGGCAGGGGGCTTAGGACCTCCCGGGGAACTGGAGATGGCCCGGCCCCGCAAGGCACCAGCTGGCGCCTAGAAGTAAATGCAAACAAGCCAATAGAACACGTTGAAGAGGATGAAGGCCACCGGGAACACGACCCGGGAGTAGTCATCCAGGCGGTCGATGTGGATGCAGATGTGGCCCTGCTGCCAGGTGCTACCCTCGCAGTTGGCGATCACGCAGAAGTACTTCTTGCAACCCTGGCGCCACATGCTGCAGATGAACTGCGAGGGTGGGGCGTCCCCCACGTCGGCGGGCTGGTCCTCCTGCTCGTCATCGTCGTCGTCCTCACTCTCTGGTATGTTGACCACGGTGCAGACAAACATTTCTGGAAACTGTCGCGCACGCAACCGGGTTACGCCACTGGCTTCCGCACGTGCTCGGCGACCGTACTGAGATGGGCAGGGGAAAGAAGTGAGCAAAGGGCAAGGGAAGGGGACCCAAGGCTGGGGGCTGCCTGATGCCCACTTCAGCATTGTTCCGAGGCTCCCAGAGTTCCAGGAAATcgactcaccccacccccacccccacgccccgacACCACTACCTTCAGTGCCCCCCTATCACTCAGTCAAAGGGAACCTCCCACTAAGCCCTCGTGGGTACGCCTTCAACTTCCAAGCCCGTCCCCCCAGTTGCTCATACCTGACGACGATTCGGTGTAGGATGGTCTTTCATCTGGTTGTAGGTCAGGTAGTTGAGCAAGGCAAACTCAATCAGCGCACAGAagcagaagacaaagcagatggtgATATAGCAGTCCAAGGCTGTGACATAGGAGACCCGCGGGAAGTTCTTCCGGGAAAAGGTGCTCAGCGTGGTCATGGTCAGCACAGAAGTGACCCCTGCAAGAGCACAGAGATGAACGTGGGCTCAGCGCCAAAGCCAGGTATTGCACTGCTGAGAAAACGTCATAGCTGACCTTGGTCACCTACAGGCACGCGCGTCTGCCTGACTCCCTTACCCAGCGATGTTCTAGCCGATGATGCGTCTTTCGCGATCCAAAAGGAAACCCAGGAGAGCATAGTGGTCACAGAAGAAGGGACATAGTGTTGAATGGCAACAAAGCCAAACCGCCTGCTGATGTTGAAGACAGTCGTCAAGACGACAAAATCccctggaagacatgaaaaatggCACTTGATATGACATTGACACaagattctcccctccccctacaGTATAAGGGTGCTATTATTTGACTTATTATTCTCATCACACTCCTAAAATGGAGGTGCGCTGTTTCCATCCAACAGAGGGTCAGAAGAAACAGAGAGAATCTGAGAGGAAGCCCTAAGACTGCCCGAcctagtgtcagttcagagctgGGCCTTGGACTGTAATCTCCTCTTTGTCAGTTCACTCTTCTGGCCATTACACCTGACTTTCCAGATACAAGTGAAAGCATCAGTTAGCCCTCTAGATTTCAGGACAACACAGCGGATGTCCAGATGGCTCACAGAGGCCTTCGCATCAACAAGCCAgagatggactgggctggggtggaaggagcaaaaaaaaaaaaaaaacaaaaaacaaaaaaattccttCAACTCTTTCCCACATCCATACACTGGTGACATGCCTTAGCTAGCACTGGTCTGGCAATGGCCATACAGAGAGAGAACACAGCAACTGTACTCTGAactcaaagtgcatgagatggcCTGCATATTGATACCAGTATTCAAACTCTAGGTTCCCTGTTCTGACAGCAAACTGTGTGTTTCCAGCAAATGGAAGAATGAGATGAAAGTGATAATTGCAGCCAGCCCTCAAGATGTCAGGTCTAAGGATACATCCACAAGGCAGACTGAGGTCTTCACATTTATGTGGGTATCATATCCTTGGTCTTGACTCTCATCCTAGAAACCAAAGGGTTTTAAAGGACCGGTGACAACCTACAGCTCCTGTTGGCATCTTCTACTTTACCCTTTGTGCTGCCTGACACTCCGCCCCATCCATCTCCAAACACTCTGTATTCTCATGATACCATGGTTTCTTGGcagagtttttaatattttctggtgcTAGAAGATTTATGATCCCATTGACTTGTTCTCTTTGTATTTATTATTGCCAAAAAAGAAACTTCTCCACTTTGTCGATAGAAGCAGTCTTTGTGGGCTGGGAAAATGATACAAATACACACCTTCTTCTTCAGGAAGAGTAGAGGAACATACATAAGGGAAATAAGACATCTGTGCTGAGTATCCAAAGCAAAAAGATGCTGAAGATGCTTTCCACTCTTACCTGTTTTGGGCCGGACCACAGGTGGCTCATGTTGTTCAAGTCTGTGCACTGCACTCTCAGCAGGACACAACAAGACTGTGTCCAGAGGATTAGGCCTAGAAGGATTAGCATTAGTCTCTAGGATCCAACTCCTTGAAGAACAAGAGAAGCGGTTAGGCTGTGCAGCCTATACCAGAATGTAACCCAGGGCTGGACTGGTCCCATTGGTCCTTTAATCTTGGCTCCATGAAAACATGACTAGATGTCATTTAAGGTGGGTAGTTCAGGAGAAAACAAAACCTAGGTCCAATGGGTGAAAGTTCCAGAAAGTCCAGTTTCAGATGAACAGGGAGATGGTTCATGATCTGTCTTGAGAGAGAACTCTCTTGTAAGATATTGAACCTTTGATTACTGTTAAGATTTCAATCGTGGCTCAATAGCCATCAGTAAAGGACAAACCATTCACTGGAGGCAGTATTGGATTCTTGAGAGGTTCCCACGGCAAAGGCTCTCTGCCACAAGGCTAAGAGGGCCAAAGAAGCAAGCTTTCATGACATTCTGAACCTTTGGGGGCTGAGTACATAAGTCTGCTTCAGACAATAGCCCTGATATAGAGACTGGTCCCAAGGTCCACCTGGGAGAGTTTGAGACCAGGCCCAAAGACCCCACAACAGTGGAGACACCATGATTCCAGACCAATCACTCTCCAGCGGAAGAAAAGGAAGTCCTTTTCAAGAGCCTTTCTTATTCCCAAGGAAGATTGGTGCTTACCTACTTGCATGGCTTGGGGGATGATGCCGCCTCTGGGGCTTTGTAGTCACTAGGGCACCATTTTGAAACAATGCACAACCATCTACTAAACGGAACCACTAGTGACTTGAAAGCCCCTGGGCCTTGTCTCCTCTGCTGCTTCTGATGGGGGTCCCAGTCTgggacaactaaaatgcacaaaaTGCATAAAAGCAAGAAGCAGGCGCATGGTTTGCTGACAGAAGAGCAAAGGTCCCAAGTCAAAGGTAGAAGAACTGCTACCCCAAGTCcccacagtggggagggagggggtggagcaTTTGTAACGCTACCCTCCACCCCTGCCTAGTACTGAGCCAGCGGCGCTCTAGCCAGATGAGTGTGATCTACCTCTCACCCCGTAACCAATTCCATAGGTGAAGCAGATGCAGATTCCTGCCGAGttgcaaggaagcaaagcaagacGCCTCCCATGGCAAATGGCTGTTTGAGTGACCGGGTTCCATGCATATTCGGGAAATGATGGGAGCAGTGCCTATGTGCAGATGTGAAGAGGGGTCCCAGGGATGCCCAGGGAGCAAACCTGCCTTGGTTTCTCACTCAGATCACCTAGGAACACAACCAGAGATGCTCACACCTAATAGAGTGCTGGAGATTAAGAGACACAAGAGCCTCCCCTTCAGCCAGAAACCAGCTGGTACCGTATGTATATTGACTAGGCTTAGAAGCTCTGTGCTTGCCAAAGGTCAGAACCTCCGAGCTGCTCCCTTAAGATAAATGGCAATGTGATGTAGCCACCTTTGGTGTTCTGTCCCCCAGGCACTGCCTTGAGACAATCGgtgcccaaacttatttggccgacaccccccttttcaggaaaaaaaacaacaccaaaatTACACAGTGCCCCTCCCCTGCCAGTCATTAAAAATGTTTCTACGgtagcccacaatccaggataaagtataaggGTCTGCTTTAGACTCTCCAAAGTTTCGTTTCGCTGACGTTAGAACACTAACTTCCTCTTGCCATTGGGACAGATTCTGTTTTCCCACTCAAGCAACTCAGATTGATTCTGGAAATGGAGAACTCACGTGAACTCCATTCCACAAAGCCATTCGAGTAGGTCCCTGTTCTAACAGCAAGCTGGAAAGCAAAGGGTCTGCCGGGCAAAGCTAATTGCCACTTCTGACAGAAACAAAACTTTATCTACTTACCTACCCTTGCCAGGGATTGGCAAAGCACTTACTTCTTTGCAGATGAGACTGAGACATGGCTATAAAGTCTCAGTTTCCTCTGCAAACAGTTGTAAGTGCTTTGCATTTATAAAACTGCAACCATGTCCTAGGATACTTTCCTGGACTGAAGGCAGAGCCTTTGCACGGAGAGCCCCAGCCATCTCTACCACCTTCAAGCGGACCCTTGGCTTGCGTGGTGTACTTACCAGCAGGGGTGGAGAACATTTCTGTTTTGTTGCTCGTCCCCGTGTAATCAAACTGAAAGAGCTTCCATGAGTTTTCCTCATTGATGACAAGCTGAAAATCCGCCCACTTGTAGATCACCTCACTCGTAGGATAGGAAACTGGAAAGCAAGACAGGAGGACCGTGtgagagcaggaagcctctgtGAGGGCTCTCCCAGCATAGAGCCAGCCTGAGCAAGGTCCTTGGAGTCCTGACGCTGGCCTTGCCAGCGGGGGGACTGTGCCTCTCTTACCTCATTGCAGAAGTCCCTTCAGGAAGAATATTTACTGAGCATCCCTCAGTACCATGCTCAGGGCTGGAAATACAGAAACGGGCAAGGCATGAGTGCAACCCTACACCATTCACAGTTTCGTAGGGCAGAGAGCGAGTGCACAGCTAGGAGCGTGGCCCAATTGGAGTTGCTCGGAGAAGCAGTTATCCATGGGACACGGAGAACCCAAGGGAGGAAGAGATCAGAAGAGAGTCTGTGGAGTGGTCTTGCAATTGGAGTCCATGTTTCCATGTAGATGGGGCGGAAGGGGCAAAATGTGGTCCAGGTACAGAAATGTGAAGTGCTGGTGTGTTGTAGAAAcaccagaagctcacaggggatcTGGTGTGCAGTAGTGGCCACAGGGGGTAGTGAAGGGCCTTGGGGGTCATTCTAAGGGCTTTAGAATTGTTTCATGAGAGTTCCAGAAGGATTTAAAACTAAGGCATGATCTGGTTCTATATGGCACTTCAATTAGGTCACCCTGGTCCTTCGTGATGTGAGGATACTCTGGTGACAGACATGCCAGTCCTGGGAGGCCAGTGCAGTAATCCAGGCAAAATAAAACGAATGAAGGCAGGCTTCAAAGCTGTGACAGACAGAATGCGGAGAAGTAGCCAGGCTCAACAGAGATTAAGAagagaataccagcaagatgtGTTAATTGACAAGATGTGGGAGATGAGGGAAATGGAGGTTCTAAACTGCTTGGCTGATACACATGGCAGATATGATGCTATTCAATAAGACCAATGGAAACACAGAAGAAAAAACACATTGGATTTGGAGAGAAAGGCTGAGAGATGACAATGAGTTTACTCTAGGATATTTCAGTTTCAAAGTGAAGATGTTACAAAAGTCCAAGGGGGAGATGGAAAGGCTTAGAGCAAGGTAGTGATAATGGAAATGAAAACGAGCAGACACATTTGAGATGCACTTCAGAGTCAGTTGACTGGTTTGCTGTGGAGCgggagaaggaaggagagacccaATATGATGCGGAGTTTGACAACACAGCAGGGAATGCaatgggggtgaggggaaggcAATCTCACCATCTGAGGAGGAAAGCACAAGCAGAACATTGTAAAGGGAAAGATGAGGAAAAGAGGGGCCCAGCATGACTCGGAGACCCCAGAAACCTAAGGAGGTACTCACAGCTAGAGAAAGACAGAGGACAAGAGTGAGAATCCATTGGAAATCT
It contains:
- the GABRE gene encoding gamma-aminobutyric acid receptor subunit epsilon isoform X1 codes for the protein MSPRVLVLLLGMCILQTSVQGPQTKSEKGVSGNSDGSHSPKSQEPERKAITEGTTAPATNRGATISSKATHILDTILSNYDYRLRPGIGGKPTVVSVAFSVNNFGPVSTVDMEYTIDIIFHQTWYDERLCYNDTSDSLETLVLQSNMVSQLWIPDTFFWRSERTQEHSITMPNHMVRIHKDGKVLYTIRMTIDAGCTFHMQRFPMDSHSCPLSFSSFSYPTSEVIYKWADFQLVINEENSWKLFQFDYTGTSNKTEMFSTPAGDFVVLTTVFNISRRFGFVAIQHYVPSSVTTMLSWVSFWIAKDASSARTSLGKGVRQTRVPVGDQGVTSVLTMTTLSTFSRKNFPRVSYVTALDCYITICFVFCFCALIEFALLNYLTYNQMKDHPTPNRRQYGRRARAEASGVTRLRARQFPEMFVCTVVNIPESEDDDDDEQEDQPADVGDAPPSQFICSMWRQGCKKYFCVIANCEGSTWQQGHICIHIDRLDDYSRVVFPVAFILFNVFYWLVCIYF
- the GABRE gene encoding gamma-aminobutyric acid receptor subunit epsilon isoform X2, which codes for MSPRVLVLLLGMCILQTSVQGPQTKSEKGVSGNSDGSHSPKSQEPERKAITEGTTAPATNRGATISSKATHILDTILSNYDYRLRPGIGGKPTVVSVAFSVNNFGPVSTVDMEYTIDIIFHQTWYDERLCYNDTSDSLETLVLQSNMVSQLWIPDTFFWRSERTQEHSITMPNHMVRIHKDGKVLYTIRMTIDAGCTFHMQRFPMDSHSCPLSFSSFSYPTSEVIYKWADFQLVINEENSWKLFQFDYTGTSNKTEMFSTPAGDFVVLTTVFNISRRFGFVAIQHYVPSSVTTMLSWVSFWIAKDASSARTSLGVTSVLTMTTLSTFSRKNFPRVSYVTALDCYITICFVFCFCALIEFALLNYLTYNQMKDHPTPNRRQYGRRARAEASGVTRLRARQFPEMFVCTVVNIPESEDDDDDEQEDQPADVGDAPPSQFICSMWRQGCKKYFCVIANCEGSTWQQGHICIHIDRLDDYSRVVFPVAFILFNVFYWLVCIYF